TCTTCAGCGCATGGTGGCTGACCGCCAGTCCGGGCAGCACCGTCAGGCACATCACGTAGCATACAGCTGCGGCACCAGCAGCGCCTGCTGTAGCGGCATGGCGATCTTGTCCAGCAGATTCCACCACAGGTGCGTGGTCCATGCACGCGACATCCGCCGGATGCGGCGCTGACCTTCGAGCTATCTTTAACCGACTTTGTCTCAGAGTCAAATAAAGTCGAGCAAGTTGAACAAGTGCTGCAGAAAGATCCGCTGCTGAAAGTAGTGGACGAGTGGCTGGCAGAGTTATTGTTAGCGTTTCGCTTTGGCTGTTGTGGTGTTGGAGCCCTGTTCTCGTCCTGGCGGCTGATCAATTTGGCGTACTCCGTTAGCTCACGGTTCGCATGTCCATGTGACGGCGGAAGCGAATTCCTTATATTTGATTGGTTGTCATGCAGTAAGTAATAACCGCTCCCGGTTGCCGACTGAGCTTTAGCCCGCTGAAACGTCGGCCGGGTACCCGGTTTGACGCAGCGACTGCCCATGGAATTACTTTGGGCTGCGGTACGGATAAGATCGGTATACTGCTCTTGATCCTTGCGGTTTATCTCGTGCAGCAGAATGCTTCCCTGCACCCGAGCCGATGCGCTGCGCACCGAATGGCTGGAGTGCCCATTTACGCGCGACTCGGCGATGCCATTCTGGCCTAGACGCACCGCATCCGAGTAAGTCATGGGCCTGGATGATGGCCCGGCGTTAGCAAATCTCTGTGACGACTCCTCATCGTCAAATGGGGTGGGTATGTAGGGGGCTTCATTGCGCACCCGGTGCTGCGTGTATACCGGCGGATTAAATATTGAGAGCCGCTTTGAGCTCTGTGGCTTATCCCGCTCGGCCATGGAGTTGTTGGGAATCAGGTCCTCGGccgtctcgttcgttatcaaGCGGGGAAAGCTGTTGTCCACACGGCGGTACTTGACTAGACGAGGATTCTCTTCTTGGTTACTGAAAGTAGAGAAAAATCATTAGTGGAATTCTCTACATACGAGTAGCAATGAATATGTCTAACATTTGTGATATCAAATTGTCAAATTTAATACTTTCTCCTAAGCGCGCAGGTTTACTTAGTTAgatttagaaaaaaaaaaaaataacaaaatgaGACTTTTAATGCTTACCGTCTTTTCTGTGATAAATAACTATTTTCCGGTTGGCGGCCGGCACCACGACCTTTTCCGTTTTGAGCCTGGAATCCCGTTCCGGTCTCCCTGGAGTCAGTTTCGCTTTCTCTGGAAGTATACCAACCGGATAACATACCACGGATCTTTTTCAATATTTCTAAGCCCATCGAAATTTCTTTTTGGAACTCGATATCCTTCGTGGGGCGTTGGGGGCGTGGTCTTAATTCCTTAGTTTGCTCGAGAATCTCTCTCAGAATGGTGATGCACTGATCGGTGGCCCGGCCTTGTATAGCTTCGGTTAGAACCTTATGGCACACATCGGCCAGCTTCTTGCGCAGAAGGTAAAGTGACAGCCGGTGGTTTGCGGCTTCGGGTTGTTCTGGATCGGCCACCAGACTATCAGAGATCTCTCGAATTAGTTGGAAGGTATTGCGAATACAAATGGTGTTCGGCTCTCCATGCTCAAGTGAAACAGAGTCTGATATATCTTCTGGAGTAGGTCCTGGTTGAGCTTCAGCGTGCGGTAATGGTGTCGCACCCTCAACAACAAAGTTCTGATGCTGGCGGCCTGGGTAAATATTCAGTTCTCCGTCCCGTTGGAATTCGTTTACCTCGTTTGCTGGTTGGACCTCAAAACTGTTCTCCTGCGGTCCTGGTTGAGCTTCAGCGTGCGGTAATGGTGTCGCACCCTCAACAACAAAGTTCTGATGCTGGCGGCCTGGGTTCAGTTCTCCGTCCCGTTGGAATTCGTTTACCTCGTTTGCTGGTTGGACCTCAAAACTGTTGTTCTCCTGCGGTCCTGGTTGAGCTTCAGCGTGCGGTAATGGTGTCGCACCCTCAACAACAAAGTTCTGATACTGGCGGCCTGGGTAAATATTCAGTTCTCCGTCCCGTTGGAATTCGTTTACCTCGTTTGCTGGTTGGACCTCAAAACTGTTGTTCTCCTGCGGAGGCGAAGTTTGTATAGTTTGTATATACTGGACCTTAGAATAAACCTGGTTAGAGTGGATGGTGAATTCCTGCTGAATTATCTGCCTATTTTCGATATGATCAGATAGTTGCTGACCTTTCTGCTGGTATTCAGAAAAGGGCTGCAACTTCTTCTTTTTGACCTTAGATTCGAACTGGTGGCTTTGCTTCTGGATCTCTGGCACACTCAGCTGATCTTGCTGCTGGAGCTTGAATGGAAATTGTTGGTTCCCCTTCAGAAACTGAGATGCCAGCTTTTGTTTGTCCCCTTCGAATTCGGATGCAAGCTGTGCACTTTGCTCTTGGATCTCTGGAAAATTCAGGTAAtgttgctcttgttgttgGTCTTCAGCTGTTATCTGCTGGTTTTGCTCCCGGAGGTATTTTGCGAGCTGGAGATTCTGGGCGTGCTCCTGGATGTCAGTTACAAACTGGACCCTCGAAAGCTCGTGAATTTCGGTTACAGTCTGCACTTCTTGGTCTTGATTATCAGATGCGAACTGCGCATTTTCCTGGATTTCAATAGCTACGGTCGGCTGATCTGGTTTCTGTGCATCAGACGTTAACCGGAAACTTTCCTCCTGGATCTCGGTTACATTTTGATGATTTTGTTTGTGAGTGTCAGTGACAATCTGCAGATCTCGCTTCTCGATTTCAGAATCGAACTGGAGACCTTCCTTTTGGAGCTCGGATGTTTGTTGATTGTGCTCGGAGATATCAGGAGCAAGGTGGAGAATTTTCTCCGAGAATTCGTTGGCAATCTGTTGTTTTTTCTCCTCGGTTTCAGGTATAGTGTGCAGATGCTGCTCCAGATTATTAGATGCGAGCTTATAATCTTCAATATCTTCATCATCGATCTCGATTACGAACTGAGGACTTTGTTGTATTTTCTCGTGGATTTCAGATATAGTATTCAGATGTTGCTCCTGATCACCAGATGCAAACTTTAAATCTTTATCATCTTCATCATCGATTTCGATTACGCACTGAGGACTTTGTACGTGTATATCAGTAACAACAGGAGATGCAAGCTCCGTAACTTCGGTTACGTTATTATCCTGGTCTTGTTCCTGAATCTCAGCAGGAATCGGGAGATAATCCTCCTGGATCTCGGTTATAGTTTGATGATTTTGTTCCTCAGTTACAAACTGTCGATTTTGCTCTTGAATATCAGATGAGATCTCGAAAATTTTCACCTGGATTTCGGGGGCAGTCTGGTGTACTTCCTCCTGGATCTTAGTTACAGATTGGTGATTTTGCTCCTGGATCTCTATTACATCCTGAGGACTCTGTACCTGTATATCAGTAATGACAGGAGATGCAAGCTGAAGACATTTCTCTGGGATCTCGGTTAATGTCTGTTGGTTTTGATCCTGAGCTTCAGTTACAATCGGATGGTTTCGTTCCGGGAGGCCATTTTCAAGTTTCTGGTCTTGCTCCTGGATATTATTGATTTGTATTTCGGGGACAATCTGGTGGGTTTGCTCCTGGATATTATTGATTTGTATTTCGGGGACAATCTGGTTGGTTTGCTCCTGGCTCTCAGTTATAATCTGAGGATTGTGCTCCACGATATGTAATACAATCGGTTGATTATCCTCAGGTGCCTGATAGTATACATGGAATCCCGATCCTAGGTTTTGTTGATATAGAACTGGCTCATTGTTGTACTGCTGGATGTAATGTATGACCAGCTCGTTTTGGTCAAGGTCGATCAGTGCATCAACTGTACGGCTGATGCTCGGTGTTGGTACCTTCTTGGGTACAGTTTCAGGCAGTCTTGGTGGCAGTCTTAGCGGCGAATCTATCAATGGACAGTTTTGCAGCTCATGGAGTTGGTGTATTGGCGATCCAGATGGAGAGTAACGCTGATTCGGAACTGGGACACAccgcggcagcagcggcgagTAGTTCTGGTTCGGGAACGTAAATCGTGAATCCCCTGGTGGCGAGGAGTACGCATTGGTGTTCAATGTCTCGAAAGTCGGTTCAGTTGGCAATAAGTGCGATGTCGCGAGGCCTTGATTCTCCGCCCAAAGGAGTTGTGCCGCTGCGGCGTTGGGTGCTGCTTCTTCCGATCTACTCGGCGCTACTGGCGAGTTTTCCCAACTTGGAATCGT
The Drosophila mauritiana strain mau12 chromosome X, ASM438214v1, whole genome shotgun sequence DNA segment above includes these coding regions:
- the LOC117148197 gene encoding uncharacterized protein LOC117148197 isoform X8, with translation MSLPPEDTDLSTNSAHEYALQIGSNVSAVRVVGSAVGQRFSPSPEAHPNVIERFVSNAETRRSTIPSWENSPVAPSRSEEAAPNAAAAQLLWAENQGLATSHLLPTEPTFETLNTNAYSSPPGDSRFTFPNQNYSPLLPRCVPVPNQRYSPSGSPIHQLHELQNCPLIDSPLRLPPRLPETVPKKVPTPSISRTVDALIDLDQNELVIHYIQQYNNEPVLYQQNLGSGFHVYYQAPEDNQPIVLHIVEHNPQIITESQEQTNQIVPEIQINNIQEQTHQIVPEIQINNIQEQDQKLENGLPERNHPIVTEAQDQNQQTLTEIPEKCLQLASPVITDIQVQSPQDVIEIQEQNHQSVTKIQEEVHQTAPEIQVKIFEISSDIQEQNRQFVTEEQNHQTITEIQEDYLPIPAEIQEQDQDNNVTEVTELASPVVTDIHVQSPQCVIEIDDEDDKDLKFASGDQEQHLNTISEIHEKIQQSPQFVIEIDDEDIEDYKLASNNLEQHLHTIPETEEKKQQIANEFSEKILHLAPDISEHNQQTSELQKEGLQFDSEIEKRDLQIVTDTHKQNHQNVTEIQEESFRLTSDAQKPDQPTVAIEIQENAQFASDNQDQEVQTVTEIHELSRVQFVTDIQEHAQNLQLAKYLREQNQQITAEDQQQEQHYLNFPEIQEQSAQLASEFEGDKQKLASQFLKGNQQFPFKLQQQDQLSVPEIQKQSHQFESKVKKKKLQPFSEYQQKGQQLSDHIENRQIIQQEFTIHSNQVYSKVQYIQTIQTSPPQENNSFEVQPANEVNEFQRDGELNIYPGRQYQNFVVEGATPLPHAEAQPGPQENNSFEVQPANEVNEFQRDGELNPGRQHQNFVVEGATPLPHAEAQPGPQENSFEVQPANEVNEFQRDGELNIYPGRQHQNFVVEGATPLPHAEAQPGPTPEDISDSVSLEHGEPNTICIRNTFQLIREISDSLVADPEQPEAANHRLSLYLLRKKLADVCHKVLTEAIQGRATDQCITILREILEQTKELRPRPQRPTKDIEFQKEISMGLEILKKIRGMLSGWYTSRESETDSRETGTGFQAQNGKGRGAGRQPENSYLSQKRRNQEENPRLVKYRRVDNSFPRLITNETAEDLIPNNSMAERDKPQSSKRLSIFNPPVYTQHRVRNEAPYIPTPFDDEESSQRFANAGPSSRPMTYSDAVRLGQNGIAESRVNGHSSHSVRSASARVQGSILLHEINRKDQEQYTDLIRTAAQSNSMGSRCVKPGTRPTFQRAKAQSATGSGYYLLHDNQSNIRNSLPPSHGHANRELTEYAKLISRQDENRAPTPQQPKRNANNNSASHSSTTFSSGSFCSTCSTCSTLFDSETKSVKDSSKVSAASGGCRVHGPRTCGGICWTRSPCRYSRRCWCRSCMLRDVPDGAARTGGQPPCAEERRDPGTEEFVHFHTTRHRICVCVCCCCG